A stretch of the Mycobacteroides immunogenum genome encodes the following:
- a CDS encoding DUF3367 domain-containing protein, whose amino-acid sequence MTYRLDSSPLSRRWLAVASALALLLTFAQSPGQISPDTKLDLAINPLRFAARALNLWSSDLPFGQAQNQAYGYLFPHGTFFSLGHLLGVPAWVTQRLWWALLIVAGFWGIIRVAEALGIGTRGARIFAAIAFALSPRVLTTLGAISSETLPMMLAPWVLLPIILVFQGRVSPRRAAALSAVSVALMGAVNAVATALACGVAVIWWLAHRPNRTWWRFTAWWIPCLALATTWWMAALLIFGKISPKFLDFIESSGVTTQWTSLTEVLRGTDSWTPFVAPTATAGSSLVTQSAMVIATTMIAAAGMAGLAMRGMPARGRLVAILLVGLVLLTAGYTGALGSPVAQQIQFFLDDGGTPLRNVHKLEPLIRLPLILGLAHALSRVPLPASVPVRQWLSALSRPERNRAVAFAIALSVGLAASTSLAWTGRLVPRGGFDAIPGYWSDTAHWLADHDNGGRALVVPGAPFAIQTWGLTRDEPLQALGQTPWGVRDSIPLTPPETIRAIDSVQQLFAAGRPSDGLADTLAQQGISYLVVRNDLDPDTSRSARPILVHHTIESSPGLTKVAQFGDPVGAGAVEGFVADSDLRPRYPAVEIYAVNMHEHDGDPYFTDTDTMPRVAGGPEALLRLGERRRQLNEPPLGPTLLATDAAQAHLRPGPAMVTDTPLARETDYGRVDDHSSAIRAPGDKRRTFNRVPDYPATGVPLVNGSWTGGTITASSSASDSTALPNVAPGTSTAAAIDRDNATSWVSSSLEAALGQWIRIDLTRPITNAILTVTPSATALGAQVRRLEVETDNGTTSVRFDEPGKPLDIALRPGETNWIKVTATGTEDGTAGVQFGVTELSLTQYDAAGFAHSVDLRHSAVVPAPPPGDNPLGWDLGSPLEGRSGCAPSPQRLRCAATLSLAPEEPGTFIRTLTVPQPVSLTPKLWVRARPGPQLRDLIQQPGATYASGDSDVIDPQGSSYAATDGDPGTVWTAPQDSVQRQHLPSLVIKLPRPTAVGGIRLRPSRTEVPAHPRQVAINLGDGPQVRTIDPKADSTELTLHPFVTDTITVTVTDWTDIIDRTALGFDQLKPPGIAEVVAMDARHQPIAPADDAANSKRSITIGCDRGPILALAGRFVPMSVTATVRDLLDGNVIQATPCDSSPIATGAGVQDVTVNPSQQFIVDGVQLTAPNATPTSAAITAARKGSWGPDRREVTAEPSTRGRTLVVPESINPGWVAHDAQGHLLTPIRVNGWQQGWLLPAGDGGQITLTFGLNTWYRAALFGGLALLPVLALLALLPARRRSTLPHVIPWRSGPVTGVVVVAALTAISGITGAAVGLAALAFKVWTRWPLRVVTATGAYLAGSSLLLAGAALSRHPWRSVGGYTGHAWWIQLLALISVATVALASVRLPSRRAWKRRNASRDGNSTSA is encoded by the coding sequence GTGACGTACCGCCTTGACTCTTCGCCGCTATCCCGGCGGTGGCTTGCGGTTGCCTCAGCGCTCGCCCTGCTGCTGACCTTCGCGCAGTCGCCCGGGCAGATCTCCCCCGATACCAAGTTGGACCTGGCGATCAATCCGCTGCGGTTCGCGGCGCGCGCACTGAACCTGTGGAGTAGTGATCTGCCGTTCGGGCAGGCCCAGAATCAGGCATACGGATACCTCTTCCCGCACGGCACCTTCTTTTCCCTGGGCCACCTGCTGGGGGTTCCGGCCTGGGTGACGCAGCGCCTGTGGTGGGCGCTGCTCATCGTGGCCGGGTTCTGGGGCATCATCCGCGTCGCGGAGGCATTGGGTATCGGCACCCGCGGCGCGCGGATCTTCGCGGCCATCGCGTTCGCCCTATCTCCCCGGGTGCTGACCACGCTGGGCGCCATCTCCTCCGAAACCCTGCCGATGATGCTGGCCCCGTGGGTGCTGCTGCCGATCATCCTGGTGTTCCAGGGCCGCGTCTCGCCGCGCCGGGCCGCGGCGCTGTCGGCCGTGTCGGTTGCGCTGATGGGCGCGGTCAATGCGGTGGCCACCGCGCTGGCCTGTGGGGTGGCCGTCATCTGGTGGTTGGCGCACCGGCCGAACCGCACGTGGTGGCGTTTCACCGCATGGTGGATTCCCTGCCTGGCACTGGCCACCACGTGGTGGATGGCCGCGCTGCTCATCTTCGGCAAGATCAGTCCCAAGTTCCTCGACTTCATCGAGTCCTCCGGCGTCACGACGCAATGGACCTCGCTGACCGAGGTGCTGCGCGGAACCGATAGTTGGACCCCGTTCGTGGCGCCGACCGCGACCGCAGGCTCATCACTGGTCACCCAATCGGCCATGGTCATCGCCACCACGATGATCGCCGCCGCGGGTATGGCGGGGCTCGCCATGCGCGGCATGCCGGCACGCGGGCGACTGGTCGCCATACTCCTGGTTGGCCTGGTGTTGCTGACCGCCGGATACACCGGTGCCCTTGGATCGCCTGTGGCCCAACAGATTCAATTCTTCCTGGACGACGGCGGCACACCGCTGCGCAATGTGCACAAGCTAGAACCGTTGATCCGGCTGCCCTTGATTCTTGGCCTGGCACACGCGTTATCGCGGGTACCTCTGCCCGCCAGCGTGCCGGTGCGACAGTGGCTCTCGGCATTGTCGCGACCCGAACGCAATCGGGCGGTTGCGTTCGCGATCGCGCTGTCGGTGGGGCTTGCGGCCAGCACCTCACTGGCATGGACGGGCCGGCTGGTGCCGCGCGGTGGCTTCGACGCGATTCCCGGGTATTGGAGCGACACGGCGCACTGGTTGGCCGATCATGACAACGGCGGGCGCGCACTCGTGGTGCCGGGCGCCCCGTTCGCCATCCAGACCTGGGGACTCACCCGCGACGAACCGCTACAGGCATTGGGCCAAACCCCTTGGGGAGTACGTGATTCCATACCGCTGACACCTCCGGAAACCATCCGGGCCATCGATTCGGTGCAGCAATTGTTCGCCGCGGGCAGGCCCTCGGACGGTTTGGCCGATACCCTGGCGCAGCAGGGCATTTCGTATCTGGTGGTGCGTAACGATCTGGACCCCGACACCTCGCGGTCCGCACGCCCGATCCTGGTGCACCACACCATCGAAAGCTCTCCGGGCCTGACCAAGGTGGCCCAGTTCGGCGATCCCGTCGGCGCCGGTGCGGTGGAAGGCTTTGTCGCGGACAGCGATCTGCGACCGCGCTACCCGGCGGTCGAGATCTATGCGGTGAACATGCACGAGCATGACGGCGACCCGTATTTCACGGATACCGACACGATGCCCCGAGTGGCGGGCGGGCCCGAAGCACTGCTGCGGCTGGGCGAGCGACGACGCCAGCTGAACGAGCCACCGCTGGGTCCCACCCTGCTGGCCACCGATGCCGCGCAAGCCCATCTGCGGCCCGGGCCCGCCATGGTCACCGACACTCCGCTGGCCCGCGAGACCGATTACGGGCGCGTCGACGACCATTCCTCGGCCATCCGTGCGCCCGGCGACAAACGCCGCACCTTCAACCGGGTCCCCGATTACCCGGCCACCGGAGTACCCCTCGTCAACGGAAGTTGGACGGGCGGAACCATCACCGCGTCCAGCTCCGCATCGGATTCCACCGCACTACCCAACGTGGCACCTGGCACCAGTACAGCGGCCGCCATCGATCGTGACAACGCGACAAGTTGGGTCAGTAGCTCCCTGGAAGCCGCTCTTGGACAATGGATTCGGATTGACCTGACCCGGCCCATCACCAACGCGATCCTTACCGTCACACCCAGCGCCACCGCCCTCGGCGCGCAGGTCCGCCGACTGGAAGTCGAGACCGACAACGGCACCACGTCGGTGCGATTCGACGAACCGGGTAAACCCCTGGACATCGCACTGCGGCCAGGGGAAACCAACTGGATCAAGGTGACCGCCACCGGCACGGAGGACGGCACCGCCGGAGTGCAGTTCGGCGTCACCGAACTGTCCCTCACCCAATACGATGCCGCGGGCTTCGCCCACTCCGTCGATTTGCGCCACAGCGCGGTCGTCCCCGCACCCCCACCGGGTGACAATCCGCTCGGCTGGGACCTGGGCTCACCGCTGGAAGGCCGGTCGGGCTGCGCCCCGTCCCCCCAGCGACTGCGATGTGCGGCCACGCTGTCCCTGGCTCCTGAAGAGCCCGGCACCTTTATCCGGACGTTGACGGTGCCCCAACCGGTTTCACTGACTCCGAAACTGTGGGTGCGCGCCCGTCCGGGGCCGCAGTTGCGCGATTTGATCCAACAGCCCGGCGCCACCTACGCCAGCGGCGACTCCGACGTGATCGATCCTCAGGGCTCGTCGTACGCGGCTACCGATGGAGATCCGGGCACGGTCTGGACGGCGCCGCAGGACTCCGTGCAACGCCAGCATCTGCCGTCCCTCGTCATCAAACTGCCCAGACCCACGGCTGTCGGCGGAATTCGGTTGCGCCCCAGCCGCACCGAGGTACCCGCGCATCCCCGGCAGGTAGCTATCAATCTCGGAGACGGCCCACAGGTACGCACCATCGACCCCAAGGCCGACAGCACGGAGCTGACTCTGCATCCGTTCGTCACCGACACCATCACCGTCACGGTGACCGACTGGACCGACATCATCGACCGCACCGCCCTGGGATTCGATCAGCTCAAACCGCCCGGTATCGCCGAGGTGGTCGCGATGGACGCAAGACATCAGCCGATCGCCCCGGCCGACGATGCGGCGAACAGCAAGCGCTCGATCACCATCGGGTGCGATCGCGGGCCCATACTCGCTCTGGCCGGGCGCTTCGTGCCCATGTCCGTCACCGCTACGGTGCGTGACCTGTTGGACGGCAATGTTATTCAGGCGACACCCTGCGACAGCAGCCCCATCGCCACCGGGGCCGGCGTGCAGGACGTAACGGTCAATCCGAGCCAGCAGTTCATCGTCGACGGAGTGCAACTGACCGCGCCCAACGCGACACCCACCTCCGCCGCCATCACGGCCGCGCGCAAGGGCAGCTGGGGTCCGGATCGGCGCGAGGTCACCGCCGAGCCTTCGACGCGCGGTCGGACACTCGTGGTGCCCGAGAGCATCAACCCCGGCTGGGTGGCACACGACGCGCAGGGGCACCTGCTCACCCCAATACGCGTCAACGGCTGGCAGCAGGGCTGGCTGCTTCCGGCCGGCGACGGCGGACAGATCACGCTGACCTTCGGCCTCAACACCTGGTACCGGGCGGCGCTCTTCGGCGGGCTAGCACTGCTGCCGGTGCTGGCGCTGCTGGCGCTGCTGCCGGCGCGACGCAGGTCCACGCTGCCTCACGTGATTCCCTGGCGTTCCGGGCCCGTCACAGGTGTCGTCGTCGTGGCCGCACTCACCGCGATCAGCGGTATCACCGGAGCGGCCGTGGGCCTGGCAGCACTGGCGTTCAAGGTGTGGACCCGCTGGCCGCTGCGCGTGGTCACCGCCACCGGCGCATACCTTGCGGGCAGCTCACTGCTGTTGGCCGGTGCGGCTCTCTCCCGGCATCCGTGGCGATCTGTGGGCGGCTATACCGGCCATGCGTGGTGGATTCAGCTGCTGGCGCTGATTTCGGTGGCCACGGTGGCCTTGGCCTCAGTACGCCTGCCGTCGCGGCGCGCCTGGAAACGGCGCAACGCCTCGCGTGATGGGAATTCGACCAGCGCATAG
- a CDS encoding acyltransferase family protein, which produces MTTAPASAPAVHARGFVPALEGMRACAAMGVVVTHTAFQTGHNGGVDGRILGRFDLAVAVFFALSGFLLWRPHALAAHGGPAPAPAGRYFASRFVRIVPAYLAAVFVVLLLLPDATGARGIVWLANLTLTQLYIPLTLTAGLTQMWSLAVEVAFYIALPAIALLMRRAPVRWRAPLLLAAGVASLGWSFIPFNPPVGINPLTWPPAFFSWFVAGMLLAEWSAEPPAWTLRLARRRVLLAVLALIAFAVAASPLAGPEGLIQAPPHQYAVKIAMGATLAWALLMPLTLDAPGTRHRVLGSSLMVTLGRWSYGLFIWHLAALNMVFTVIGRFPFSGHFPSVLILTLIFGFAMAAVSYALVEFPSREALRRFQARRDGRRTEAKATVATEISASS; this is translated from the coding sequence GTGACCACAGCTCCAGCATCGGCTCCGGCCGTCCATGCGCGGGGCTTTGTGCCGGCGCTGGAGGGCATGCGGGCCTGCGCCGCGATGGGGGTCGTGGTCACGCACACCGCCTTCCAGACGGGCCATAACGGTGGTGTCGACGGTCGCATCCTTGGCCGCTTCGACCTGGCGGTGGCGGTCTTCTTCGCGCTATCGGGATTTCTGTTGTGGCGGCCGCACGCACTGGCCGCACACGGCGGGCCCGCCCCGGCCCCGGCCGGGCGCTACTTCGCGTCGCGGTTCGTGCGCATCGTCCCGGCCTACCTGGCCGCCGTCTTCGTCGTGCTGTTGCTGCTTCCGGATGCCACGGGGGCCCGGGGGATCGTCTGGCTGGCCAACCTGACGCTCACACAGCTGTACATTCCGCTAACTCTCACCGCGGGTCTGACACAGATGTGGAGCCTGGCGGTGGAGGTGGCGTTCTACATCGCGCTGCCTGCCATCGCGCTTCTGATGCGCCGGGCGCCGGTCAGGTGGCGGGCCCCGCTGCTGCTGGCTGCCGGGGTGGCCAGCCTGGGCTGGTCATTCATCCCCTTCAACCCGCCCGTCGGCATCAACCCGCTCACGTGGCCGCCTGCCTTCTTCTCCTGGTTCGTCGCCGGGATGCTGTTGGCCGAATGGAGCGCCGAGCCACCCGCCTGGACGCTGCGGCTGGCCCGCCGTCGGGTGCTGCTGGCGGTGCTGGCCCTTATCGCGTTCGCCGTGGCGGCCTCACCACTTGCGGGCCCGGAGGGGCTGATCCAGGCACCGCCGCACCAGTACGCGGTCAAGATCGCGATGGGTGCGACGCTGGCCTGGGCCTTACTCATGCCGTTGACCCTGGACGCCCCAGGCACCCGGCATCGAGTGTTGGGCAGTTCACTCATGGTGACCTTGGGCCGCTGGTCATACGGCCTGTTCATCTGGCACTTGGCCGCGCTGAACATGGTCTTCACGGTCATCGGGCGGTTTCCGTTCAGCGGGCACTTTCCGTCGGTGCTGATCCTCACGCTGATCTTCGGCTTCGCCATGGCCGCGGTGAGCTATGCGCTGGTCGAATTCCCATCACGCGAGGCGTTGCGCCGTTTCCAGGCGCGCCGCGACGGCAGGCGTACTGAGGCCAAGGCCACCGTGGCCACCGAAATCAGCGCCAGCAGCTGA
- a CDS encoding DUF3068 domain-containing protein: protein MNRGVMMRIAACGLLGLGSALIIAALLLSTYTSNRLAKIPLDWDATLVSEGKGRALDSASLSGQKFIADPDKPVSLQQQITTVSPADANKVGLQAGITVRRTDKQGDAGLVLATVDTVTVDRHSAEAISSDDNPGGSVQKPRAIEDETPPTTIALKHEGLTYRFPFDTEKKTYQYFDVVAQRAFDANYTGEEDVNGLTAYHFTQNVGYDANGKLVEPVAYPSLYDKDEDSKVTARAQQWGVEAEREDEEITMTRYYAAQREFWVDPVSGIIVKSKEHALHYYSRDALKPEVPMVDYTVQSNDETVEKQVKAARDTRDSLSIWSNILPITFAALGVVALVGGGLLGSFSLRAESALIDPGLDTVDHGFFGRRGPEKPPASEADTDKFPSPRNHL from the coding sequence GTGAACCGCGGGGTCATGATGCGTATCGCAGCGTGCGGGCTGCTGGGGCTCGGTTCGGCGCTGATCATCGCTGCACTGTTGCTCAGCACGTACACCAGCAACCGGCTTGCGAAGATTCCGCTCGACTGGGACGCCACTTTGGTGAGCGAGGGCAAGGGCCGCGCGCTGGACTCAGCGTCGCTGTCCGGCCAGAAGTTCATCGCGGACCCGGACAAGCCGGTGTCATTGCAGCAGCAGATCACCACCGTCAGCCCTGCCGACGCCAACAAGGTGGGTCTGCAAGCGGGCATCACGGTGCGACGGACCGACAAGCAGGGTGACGCCGGGCTCGTCCTAGCCACCGTGGACACCGTCACCGTGGACCGGCATTCCGCCGAGGCCATCTCCAGCGACGACAACCCGGGCGGCAGCGTGCAGAAGCCGCGCGCCATCGAGGACGAGACGCCGCCGACCACGATCGCGCTCAAGCACGAGGGGTTGACCTACCGGTTCCCCTTTGACACCGAGAAGAAGACCTACCAGTACTTCGATGTCGTCGCGCAGCGCGCCTTCGATGCCAACTACACCGGCGAAGAGGACGTCAACGGGCTTACCGCCTATCACTTCACCCAGAACGTCGGCTACGACGCCAACGGCAAGCTGGTCGAACCCGTGGCATACCCCTCGCTGTACGACAAGGACGAGGATTCCAAGGTGACGGCCCGCGCCCAGCAGTGGGGTGTGGAGGCCGAGCGCGAGGACGAAGAGATCACCATGACGCGCTACTACGCGGCGCAGCGGGAGTTCTGGGTCGACCCGGTCAGCGGCATCATCGTGAAGAGCAAAGAGCATGCACTGCACTACTACTCGCGTGACGCGCTCAAGCCCGAGGTCCCGATGGTGGACTACACCGTGCAGTCCAACGATGAGACCGTCGAGAAGCAGGTGAAGGCCGCGCGCGATACCCGCGACAGCCTGTCCATCTGGTCGAACATCCTGCCGATCACCTTCGCCGCCCTGGGCGTCGTGGCGCTGGTCGGCGGTGGCCTGCTGGGTTCGTTCAGCCTGCGCGCCGAGTCGGCATTGATCGATCCCGGCCTGGACACCGTCGATCATGGCTTCTTCGGTCGCCGGGGTCCGGAGAAACCACCCGCCAGCGAGGCCGACACCGACAAGTTCCCGTCGCCTCGAAACCACCTCTAG
- a CDS encoding flavin-containing monooxygenase, translating to MTEVLIVGAGFAGLGIAIRLLEKGIEDFVILERGDDVGGTWRDNSYPGAACDIPSLLYSYSFEQNPEWSRAYSGGPEILGYIQRMVDKHQLRRFIKFGVDVTGLTFDDSTGTWTADTGTGEIFTGRCAVMAAGPLANASWPDIRGIDSYAGHKIHSARWDHDYDMAGKHVAVIGTGASAVQIIPELVKTAARVKVFQRTPGWVLPRLDFQHPAWAQRIFGNNPAVQDLARQAWYWTHEAAAVGMVWDTPVTTLIQWIAKANLRRQISDPWVRRQLTPDFRAGCKRMLMTSDYYAALEKENCKLITWPIATLSPKGIRTADGIEHDVDCIVFATGFDVCKAGTPFPIAGRDGRKLADEWSEGAYAYKSVSVSGYPNLFFTFGPNSGPGHNSALVYMEAQIDYIVQAIDIVRSKDLLTLDVRQDRQDRFNDDIQQRLGKTTWNSGCQSWYLTEDGKNTTMFPGFATQFARQLRTVELDDYSFTAASARTPV from the coding sequence ATGACCGAGGTACTGATCGTCGGTGCGGGCTTCGCTGGTCTCGGTATCGCCATCCGCCTGCTGGAAAAGGGAATCGAGGATTTTGTCATCCTTGAGCGCGGTGACGATGTCGGCGGGACATGGCGCGACAACTCCTATCCCGGAGCCGCCTGCGATATCCCGTCGCTGCTGTACTCGTATTCCTTTGAGCAGAATCCGGAATGGTCCAGGGCATATTCAGGTGGTCCGGAGATTCTGGGTTACATCCAGCGCATGGTTGACAAGCACCAACTGCGGCGCTTCATCAAGTTCGGTGTCGACGTCACCGGGCTGACATTCGACGACAGCACCGGGACGTGGACCGCTGACACCGGCACTGGGGAAATCTTCACCGGCCGGTGCGCCGTGATGGCGGCCGGGCCGTTGGCCAACGCCAGCTGGCCCGATATCCGGGGGATCGACAGCTATGCCGGACACAAGATCCACAGCGCGCGGTGGGACCACGACTACGACATGGCTGGCAAGCATGTCGCGGTGATCGGCACCGGAGCCAGTGCCGTGCAGATCATTCCGGAGTTGGTCAAGACCGCGGCCCGGGTGAAGGTCTTTCAGCGGACGCCGGGGTGGGTGCTGCCGCGCCTGGACTTTCAGCATCCAGCTTGGGCGCAAAGGATCTTCGGCAACAACCCGGCGGTTCAGGACCTTGCCCGGCAGGCCTGGTATTGGACACACGAGGCCGCCGCGGTGGGCATGGTGTGGGATACCCCGGTGACCACGCTCATCCAGTGGATCGCCAAGGCGAACCTACGCCGGCAGATCAGCGATCCCTGGGTGCGCCGGCAGTTGACTCCCGATTTCCGTGCGGGATGCAAGCGGATGCTGATGACCAGTGACTACTACGCCGCGCTGGAGAAGGAGAACTGCAAGCTGATCACGTGGCCGATTGCCACGTTGTCGCCCAAGGGGATTCGTACTGCCGACGGTATCGAGCACGACGTGGATTGCATTGTCTTCGCCACTGGGTTCGACGTATGCAAGGCTGGCACGCCCTTCCCGATCGCGGGGCGTGACGGCAGGAAGCTCGCCGACGAGTGGTCCGAGGGTGCCTACGCGTACAAGAGTGTGAGCGTCTCGGGATATCCGAACTTGTTCTTCACATTCGGGCCCAACTCTGGGCCGGGCCACAACTCCGCGCTGGTCTACATGGAGGCGCAGATCGACTACATCGTGCAGGCGATCGACATCGTGCGCAGCAAGGACCTGTTGACGCTCGATGTACGCCAGGACCGCCAGGACCGGTTCAACGACGACATCCAGCAGCGGCTGGGCAAGACCACGTGGAATTCGGGCTGCCAGAGCTGGTATCTGACCGAGGACGGCAAGAACACCACGATGTTCCCGGGGTTCGCCACGCAATTCGCGAGGCAATTACGGACAGTTGAGCTGGATGATTACAGCTTCACCGCGGCGTCGGCGCGCACCCCTGTGTAG
- a CDS encoding ferritin family protein has product MAIALDSILATIKDKQWALADIDWDAPGADQVTDEQRPALKEFMSDLVWIENVGARGFAALAKKAPDEDLKQIYTYFHAEEQRHANAELALMHRWGMIEEGEMPVPNKNIRLVIEWLDRYSDSLSLASLGTVIPSLETALDGALVKFLLDEVDDPVCHEVFRHINSDESRHLAVGFQVLDMLGASSMRQLIVETVGTFVKPSVMLGLLVYSPLLTRMVTNISAMGLSEEKLYNAIKRYENVGERSENTRRLPAYHLIKYHARIAINQTQPFQFVSESMGKAIDLFPIKVLGKTPTWSQELTYEPVSR; this is encoded by the coding sequence ATGGCAATCGCACTCGACAGCATCCTTGCGACCATCAAGGACAAGCAGTGGGCACTGGCCGATATCGATTGGGACGCACCAGGTGCCGACCAAGTCACCGATGAGCAGCGGCCCGCGCTCAAGGAATTCATGTCCGATCTGGTGTGGATCGAGAATGTGGGCGCACGGGGATTCGCCGCGCTGGCCAAAAAGGCGCCCGACGAGGACCTCAAGCAGATCTACACGTACTTCCATGCCGAGGAGCAGCGGCATGCCAACGCCGAACTGGCTCTGATGCACCGCTGGGGGATGATCGAAGAGGGCGAAATGCCGGTGCCCAACAAGAACATCCGGCTGGTCATCGAATGGCTCGATCGCTACAGCGACAGCCTATCGCTGGCCTCGCTGGGTACGGTGATCCCGTCGCTGGAGACCGCGCTGGACGGTGCCCTGGTCAAGTTCCTGCTCGACGAGGTCGACGATCCTGTGTGTCATGAGGTGTTCCGTCACATCAACAGCGATGAATCTCGCCATCTCGCTGTGGGTTTCCAGGTCCTGGACATGCTGGGTGCCAGCTCCATGCGCCAGCTCATCGTCGAAACCGTGGGTACCTTCGTCAAACCATCGGTGATGCTGGGACTGCTGGTCTACTCGCCCCTGCTCACCCGAATGGTCACCAACATCTCGGCGATGGGACTCTCCGAGGAGAAGCTGTACAACGCGATCAAGAGGTACGAGAACGTGGGCGAGCGTAGCGAGAACACCCGCCGATTGCCCGCGTATCACCTCATCAAATACCACGCTCGTATCGCCATCAACCAGACCCAGCCGTTCCAATTCGTCTCCGAATCCATGGGCAAGGCAATAGATCTGTTCCCGATCAAGGTGCTGGGCAAGACACCGACCTGGTCGCAGGAACTCACCTATGAGCCGGTGTCGCGATGA
- a CDS encoding SDR family NAD(P)-dependent oxidoreductase: MSFLGFGSGGRRTREVDAVVTGAASGIGRAFALELARRGGRVVCADVDLPGAKETAALIGERAVEAACDVSVFDEVETLAGTAEEWFGKPADLVINNAGIGAGGQVVGDAPLTDWHKTLGVNLWGVIHGSHVFAPRLRALGRGGIINVASAASFAAAPRMGAYNVSKAGVLALSETLAAELSGTGVAVTVLCPTFVKTNIVDRGIIEESAARLAATAMKWTGVSPDSVARRCLDAHDRGQLYVLPQLDARFMWQAKRLTPDTYTKALGIAERFSRQRGN, translated from the coding sequence GTGAGCTTTCTGGGCTTCGGCAGCGGCGGGCGCCGCACGCGCGAGGTTGATGCCGTGGTCACGGGCGCGGCCAGCGGCATCGGCAGGGCATTCGCTCTGGAACTGGCTCGTCGGGGCGGACGAGTGGTGTGTGCCGACGTGGACCTGCCCGGCGCCAAGGAGACCGCGGCGCTGATCGGGGAACGTGCCGTCGAGGCGGCCTGCGATGTGTCGGTGTTCGACGAGGTCGAGACGCTGGCCGGCACCGCCGAGGAATGGTTCGGAAAGCCGGCAGATCTGGTGATCAACAACGCCGGTATCGGCGCCGGCGGACAGGTGGTGGGAGACGCCCCGCTCACCGATTGGCACAAGACGCTCGGGGTGAACCTGTGGGGCGTCATCCATGGCAGTCACGTGTTCGCACCGCGCCTGCGTGCGCTGGGACGCGGCGGCATCATCAACGTGGCCTCGGCGGCGAGCTTCGCGGCCGCGCCCCGCATGGGTGCCTACAACGTGAGCAAGGCAGGGGTGCTGGCGCTTTCGGAAACGCTGGCCGCCGAACTCAGTGGCACCGGGGTTGCCGTGACCGTGCTGTGCCCGACATTCGTCAAAACCAACATCGTCGATCGCGGCATCATCGAAGAATCCGCCGCACGGCTGGCCGCCACCGCCATGAAATGGACCGGTGTTTCCCCGGATTCGGTGGCGCGGCGCTGCCTTGACGCCCACGACCGCGGACAGCTCTACGTACTCCCACAGCTCGATGCCCGATTCATGTGGCAAGCCAAGCGTCTTACCCCCGACACCTACACGAAGGCGCTGGGCATCGCCGAACGATTCTCCCGCCAGCGCGGAAACTGA
- a CDS encoding TetR/AcrR family transcriptional regulator, translated as MAASAGLWGGRTAAERRAERRERLVTAAQEIWAEQGWAAVTMRGVCARTSLNDRYFYEDFADRDDLLAAVWDGMRDEIIGRISDIAGEDPDRPALETLRKTIALVVERVSADPGWAEIIFVRHVGSAILEQRRTDLLHQATAVLMAAAEPYLVKDVDRTGFRMDTLVGIGGFSELVNAWRSGLIDVSATELIDHSARIGATLAARYLTAA; from the coding sequence ATGGCGGCATCAGCGGGTTTATGGGGCGGACGTACCGCGGCAGAGCGCCGCGCCGAGCGCCGGGAACGGCTGGTCACCGCCGCTCAGGAGATTTGGGCCGAACAGGGCTGGGCAGCGGTCACCATGCGCGGCGTCTGCGCACGAACCTCGCTGAACGACAGATACTTCTACGAGGATTTCGCCGATCGTGACGATCTACTGGCCGCGGTCTGGGACGGCATGCGTGACGAGATCATCGGACGGATCTCAGATATCGCCGGCGAAGACCCGGACCGTCCCGCGCTGGAGACCCTGCGTAAGACGATCGCCCTTGTCGTCGAGCGGGTTTCGGCCGATCCCGGCTGGGCGGAGATCATCTTCGTCCGGCATGTCGGCAGCGCGATACTGGAGCAGCGACGGACCGACCTACTGCATCAAGCCACCGCGGTGCTGATGGCGGCCGCCGAGCCCTATCTGGTGAAGGACGTCGACCGCACCGGATTCCGGATGGACACCCTGGTGGGCATCGGCGGATTCAGTGAATTGGTCAACGCGTGGCGCTCCGGACTTATCGACGTCAGCGCGACGGAGCTTATTGACCACAGCGCCCGCATCGGGGCCACGCTGGCGGCACGGTATCTCACGGCCGCCTGA